The Microlunatus soli genome contains the following window.
CGCCCAGAGCAGCCCGTAGCCGTACTTGCTGCCCGCCACCAGGGTGGCCACCATGTCGGCGGCGCCGACGCCGGTGGCGGCCACCACCAGGCCCGGTCCGACGATCTTCCACTTGGTCGGTGGGACTTGTTCGGTCTGGGTCGTCCGCTCGGTCATCTGTGCCTCTCGCTGTCGGCTGTGGCGCAGACGGCCGCAGCCGCATCGCCAGCGGCAGGTTAGAACACCTTCACCGATAATCGGTGACTTTCGGTGCGCGTGGCGATCAGCCGAAGACCGATCTGTTATCCGCCGCCCAGGTGGCAAAACTCCGCGCGGGTCGGCCGAGCAGCTGCTGCACCGTCGGGAGCACGGCACGCTCCGGCGCGCTCGGACGGCCGATCAGGTCGAGGGTCGCGTCGGCGTATTCGGCCGGCATCGTACGGAGCATCTCGGCGCGCGCGCGATCCACGGGCAGCTCGACGAATCCGATCTCCCGCTGCAGCAGCTCGGCGATGATCTCGACCCGCTGCCGGGGCGACAGCAGCTCGGGTCCGGTGAGCGTGTAGACCTGTCCCGCGTGCCCGGCCTCGGAGGGTGCGGTGAGTGCGAGCTTGGCGACCGCGGCGATGTCGTACGGATCGATCAGCGGCGTGGCGACGTCGCCGAACGGTGCACGCACCGTCCCGCTCTTGATCATCTCCAGCCACCACAGGGTATTGCTCGCGAACTGCCCCGGCCGCAGCACGGTCACTTCGTCGAACCGCTCGGCGAGCATCCGTTCGGCAGGGCCCTGGTCGCGGGAGATCACCGAGTCCGGTCGAGTACCGGCCGCAAGCGAGGACAGGAAGACGATGCGACGGACGCCGGCGCCGACGGCGGCCGTCGCGACCTCGTCGATGTCGCCGGCAACCTGTCCG
Protein-coding sequences here:
- a CDS encoding NAD(P)H-binding protein, whose protein sequence is MILISGATGTVGRQLVHQLAADDVPTRAISRKPEDTDLPVEVVFGDFDRPETLTDALHGVDAMFLLHGGQVAGDIDEVATAAVGAGVRRIVFLSSLAAGTRPDSVISRDQGPAERMLAERFDEVTVLRPGQFASNTLWWLEMIKSGTVRAPFGDVATPLIDPYDIAAVAKLALTAPSEAGHAGQVYTLTGPELLSPRQRVEIIAELLQREIGFVELPVDRARAEMLRTMPAEYADATLDLIGRPSAPERAVLPTVQQLLGRPARSFATWAADNRSVFG